One part of the Vitis riparia cultivar Riparia Gloire de Montpellier isolate 1030 chromosome 6, EGFV_Vit.rip_1.0, whole genome shotgun sequence genome encodes these proteins:
- the LOC117916116 gene encoding tubulin alpha-5 chain has product MREIISIHIGQAGIQVGNSCWELYCLEHGIQPDGMMPSDTTVGVGHDAFNTFFSETGAGKHVPRAIFVDLEPTVIDEVRTGTYRQLFHPEQLISGKEDAANNFARGHYTVGKEIVDLCLDRVRKLADNCTGLQGFLVFNAVGGGTGSGLGSLLLERLSVDYGKKSKLGFTIYPSPQVSTAVVEPYNSVLSTHSLLEHTDVAVLLDNEAIYDICRRSLDIERPTYTNLNRLISQIISSLTTSLRFDGAINVDITEFQTNLVPYPRIHFMLSSYAPVISAEKAYHEQLSVPEITNAVFEPSSMMAKCDPRHGKYMACCLMYRGDVVPKDVNAAVATIKTKRTVQFVDWCPTGFKCGINYQPPTVVPGGDLAKVQRAVCMISNNTAVAEVFSRIDHKFDLMYAKRAFVHWYVGEGMEEGEFSEAREDLAALEKDYEEVGAEGVDDDEEAEDY; this is encoded by the exons atgagagaaattatAAGCATACACATTGGCCAAGCAGGGATCCAGGTGGGAAATTCATGCTGGGAGCTCTATTGCCTCGAACATGGCATTCAACCTGATGGCATGATGCCCAG TGATACTACAGTGGGCGTTGGGCACGATGCTTTCAACACCTTCTTCAGTGAGACCGGCGCAGGCAAGCATGTGCCTAGAGCGATATTTGTTGATCTGGAGCCAACTGTCATTGATGAAGTCAGGACTGGAACGTACAGGCAGCTGTTCCATCCTGAGCAACTAATTTCTGGCAAGGAGGATGCTGCGAATAATTTTGCAAGAGGACATTATACAG TGGGGAAAGAAATCGTAGATCTATGTCTCGATCGAGTGAGGAAATTAGCTGATAACTGCACTGGCTTGCAAGGGTTTTTGGTGTTCAATGCTGTTGGTGGTGGCACTGGTTCGGGTCTGGGGTCTTTGTTGTTAGAACGTTTGTCTGTAGACTATGGAAAGAAGTCAAAGCTTGGGTTCACTATCTATCCTTCTCCCCAG GTCTCTACAGCAGTTGTGGAGCCTTATAACAGTGTTCTCTCCACTCATTCCCTCCTCGAACACACAGATGTAGCTGTGCTCTTGGACAATGAAGCCATTTATGATATCTGCCGTAGATCCTTAGATATTGAGAGGCCAACTTACACCAATTTGAATCGATTGATATCCCAAATCATATCGTCTTTGACCACTTCCTTAAGGTTTGATGGAGCCATTAATGTGGATATCACAGAGTTCCAGACTAATCTTGTACCATATCCTCGTATACATTTCATGCTCTCTTCATATGCCCCGGTTATCTCTGCTGAGAAAGCATATCATGAGCAGCTATCAGTTCCTGAGATCACAAATGCAGTATTTGAGCCCTCAAGTATGATGGCCAAGTGTGATCCAAGGCACGGGAAATACATGGCATGCTGCTTGATGTATCGTGGAGATGTCGTTCCCAAGGATGTTAACGCTGCTGTTGCCACCATCAAAACCAAACGGACTGTTCAATTTGTTGACTG GTGCCCAACTGGCTTCAAATGTGGTATTAACTATCAGCCTCCCACAGTGGTACCTGGGGGTGATCTTGCTAAGGTGCAGCGAGCTGTGTGCATGATAAGCAACAACACAGCAGTGGCTGAGGTGTTCTCGCGCATTGACCATAAATTTGATCTCATGTATGCCAAAAGGGCATTTGTTCACTGGTATGTTGGTGAAGGCATGGAGGAAGGAGAGTTCTCAGAAGCTCGTGAAGATCTGGCTGCTCTTGAGAAAGATTATGAGGAAGTCGGCGCTGAAGGCGTGGATGACGACGAGGAAGCTGAAGATTATTAA
- the LOC117916015 gene encoding importin-5, with protein MDPESTQLQQAQLAAILGPDPGPFETLISHLMSTSNDQRSHAELLFNLCKQSDPNSLSLKLAHLLQFSPHIEARAMAAILLRKQLTRDDSYLWPRLSASTQSSLKSILLGCIQREDAKSISKKLCDTVSELASSILPENGWPELLPFMFQCVTSDSAKLQEAAFLIFAQLAQYIGETLVPHIKHLHSVFLQSLTSSSSSDVKIAALSAAINFIQCLSSSADRDRFQDLLPAMMRTLTEALNCGQEATAQEALELLIELAGTEPRFLRRQLVDVVGSMLQIAEAESLEEGTRHLAVEFVITLAEARERAPGMMRKLPQFISRLFAILMKMLLDIEDDPAWHSADSEDEDAGESSNYSVGQECLDRLAISLGGNTIVPVASELLPAYLAAPEWQKHHAALIALAQIAEGCSKVMIKNLEQVVTMVLNTFQDPHPRVRWAAINAIGQLSTDLGPDLQVQYHQRVLPALAASMDDFQNPRVQAHAASAVLNFSENCTPDILTPYLDGIVGKLLVLLQNGKQMVQEGALTALASVADSSQEHFQKYYDAVMPYLKAILMNATDKSNRMLRAKAMECISLVGMAVGKDKFRDDAKQVMEVLMSLQGSQMETDDPTTSYMLQAWARLCKCLGQDFLPYMSVVMPPLLQSAQLKPDVTITSADSDNEIEESDDESMETITLGDKRIGIKTSVLEEKATACNMLCCYADELKEGFFPWIDQVAPTLVPLLKFYFHEEVRKAAVSAMPELLRSAKLAVEKGLAQGRNESYVKQLSDYIIPALVEALHKEPDTEICASMLDALNECLQISGRILDESQVRSIVDEIKQVITASSSRKRERAERTKAEDFDAEEGELLKEENEQEEEVFDQVGEILGTLIKTFKASFLPFFDELASYLTPMWGKDKTAEERRIAICIFDDVAEQCREAALKYYDTYLPFLLEACNDDNSDVRQAAVYGLGVCAEFGGAAFKPLVGEALSRLNVVIRHPNALQPDNVMAYDNAVSALGKICQFHRDSIDSAQVVPAWLSCLPIKGDLIEAKVVHDQLCSMVEMSDRELLGPNNQYLPQIVAVFAEVLCAGKDLATEQTISRMINLLRQLQQTLPPSTLASTWSSLQPQQQLALQSILSS; from the exons ATGGATCCCGAGTCGACTCAACTCCAGCAAGCTCAACTAGCCGCTATCCTCGGCCCCGATCCAGGGCCCTTCGAAACCCTAATCTCCCACCTCATGTCCACCTCCAATGACCAGCGCTCCCACGCCGAACTCCTTTTCAATCTCTGCAAACAGTCCGATCCAAACTCGCTGTCTTTGAAACTCGCCCATCTTCTTCAGTTCTCTCCTCACATCGAGGCTCGAGCCATGGCCGCGATTCTCCTCAGAAAGCAACTGACTCGGGATGATTCCTACCTCTGGCCGCGGCTCAGTGCGTCCACTCAGTCATCGCTGAAATCAATTTTGTTAGGGTGTATTCAGCGGGAGGATGCGAAGAGTATTTCGAAGAAGCTGTGCGACACCGTTTCGGAGTTGGCGTCGTCGATTCTGCCGGAGAACGGGTGGCCGGAGCTGTTGCCGTTTATGTTTCAGTGCGTGACCTCCGATTCGGCGAAGCTTCAGGAGGCGGCGTTCTTGATTTTCGCGCAGTTGGCGCAGTACATCGGGGAAACCCTAGTTCCTCATATTAAGCATCTGCACTCGGTGTTTTTGCAGAGTCTGACGTCGTCGTCGAGCTCCGATGTGAAAATAGCGGCCTTGAGCGCTGCGATTAATTTCATTCAGTGCTTGTCGAGTTCGGCGGACCGGGATCGGTTTCAGGACTTGTTGCCGGCGATGATGCGCACGCTAACAGAGGCGTTGAATTGTGGGCAGGAGGCGACGGCGCAAGAGGCGCTCGAGTTGTTGATCGAATTGGCCGGGACGGAGCCGCGGTTTCTGAGACGGCAGTTGGTGGATGTGGTGGGGTCTATGTTACAGATTGCGGAGGCTGAGAGCCTGGAGGAGGGGACGCGGCATTTGGCGGTGGAGTTCGTGATAACTCTGGCGGAGGCGAGGGAGCGCGCACCTGGGATGATGAGGAAGTTGCCGCAGTTTATAAGTAGGCTTTTTGCTATATTGATGAAGATGCTGTTGGATATTGAGGATGATCCAGCGTGGCATAGTGCGGATAGCGAGGACGAGGATGCGGGTGAGAGCAGTAATTACAGTGTTGGGCAAGAGTGTTTGGATAGGTTAGCTATTTCATTGGGTGGGAATACGATTGTACCTGTTGCTTCAGAGCTTTTGCCGGCATATTTGGCTGCGCCGGAGTGGCAAAAGCACCATGCAGCTCTGATTGCTCTTGCTCAGATCGCAGAGGGCTGTTCAAAG gtaatgataaaaaatttggagCAAGTGGTGACAATGGTTTTGAATACATTCCAAGATCCTCATCCTCGTGTCCGATGGGCAGCTATTAATGCCATTGGGCAACTGTCCACAGACTTGGGCCCAGATTTGCAAGTTCAGTACCATCAACGAGTGCTTCCAGCTCTAGCTGCATCTATGGATGACTTCCAGAATCCACGGGTGCAG GCACATGCTGCTTCAGCTGTGCTCAACTTCAGTGAGAACTGCACTCCAGATATTTTAACGCCATATTTAGATGGAATTGTTGGCAAATTACTAGTACTTCTACAG AATGGAAAACAAATGGTGCAAGAGGGGGCCTTGACTGCTTTAGCATCTGTTGCTGATTCATCTCAg GAACATTTCCAAAAATACTATGATGCAGTTATGCCTTATCTAAAAGCAATATTGATGAATGCAACTGACAAGTCTAACCGCATGCTTCGTGCCAAAGCCATGGAGTGCATCAGTTTGGTTGGCATGGCTGTTGGAAAAGATAAGTTCAGGGATGATGCAAAGCAG GTTATGGAAGTACTTATGTCATTGCAAGGATCTCAAATGGAGACAGATGACCCAACAACAAGCTACATGCTACAA GCTTGGGCCAGACTCTGCAAGTGCCTGGGACAAGACTTCCTCCCTTACATGAGTGTTGTCATGCCCCCTTTGCTTCAATCTGCTCAACTTAAACCTGATGTAACCATTACATCTGCTGATTCAGACAATGAAATCGAAGAATCTGATGATGaaag TATGGAGACCATTACTCTTGGGGATAAACGAATAGGGATCAAGACTAGTGTCCTGGAGGAGAAAGCCACCGCTTGCAACATGCTATGTTGCTATGCCGATGAGTTGAAGGAAGGGTTCTTTCCATGGATTGATCAG GTTGCTCCAACTTTAGTTCCacttctcaaattttatttccacGAAGAAGTTAGGAAAGCTGCTGTTTCTG CCATGCCAGAGCTACTGCGTTCAGCAAAATTAGCTGTGGAGAAAGGTCTAGCTCAAGGTCGTAATGAGTCATATGTTAAGCAATTGTCTGACTATATAATACCAGCTTTGGTGGAAGCTTTGCATAAG GAACCTGATACAGAAATATGCGCAAGTATGCTAGATGCACTAAATGAATGCTTGCAG ATATCTGGACGAATTCTAGATGAAAGCCAAGTGAGATCTATTGTGGATGAGATAAAACAGGTGATTACAGCTAGCTCAAgtagaaaaagagagagagcaGAGAGGACCAAAGCTGAGGACTTTGATGCTGAGGAGGGAGAATTgctcaaagaagaaaatgagcaaGAAGAAGAAGTTTTTGATCAA GTGGGTGAAATTTTGGGAACTTTGATCAAGACATTCAAGGCATCTTTCTTGCCATTCTTTGATGAGTTAGCTTCATATCTCACACCTATGTGG GGCAAAGATAAAACAGCCGAAGAGAGAAGGATTGCAATCTGCATCTTTGATGATGTTGCAGAGCAATGTCGTGAAGCGGCTCTTAA ATATTATGATACATATCTTCCTTTCCTCTTGGAAGCTTGCAATGACGATAATTCAGATGTTCGGCAG GCAGCTGTATACGGACTTGGTGTTTGTGCAGAATTCGGGGGTGCTGCGTTTAAACCTCTTGTTGGAG AGGCTCTTTCAAGGCTAAATGTCGTAATACGGCATCCTAATGCACTGCAACCAGATAATGTAATGGCATATGATAATGCTGTTTCTGCTCTAGGAAAAATTTGCCAGTTTCATCGTGACAGTATTGATTCAGCTCAG GTTGTTCCTGCCTGGTTGAGTTGCTTGCCAATAAAGGGTGATTTGATCGAGGCCAAAGTTGTTCATGACCAACTTTGTTCAATGGTTGAAAT GTCAGATAGGGAACTTCTGGGACCTAACAATCAATACCTTCCTCAAATTGTTGCAGTATTTGCTGAG GTTCTATGTGCGGGTAAGGATCTTGCAACAGAGCAAACCATAAGCCGGATGATTAACTTGCTGAGACAACTTCAGCAGACGCTACCACCTTCCACCTTGGCCTCAACTTGGTCATCCTTGCAGCCCCAGCAGCAGCTTGCATTACAATCAATCCTCTCATCTTAG
- the LOC117917112 gene encoding LOW QUALITY PROTEIN: ethylene-responsive transcription factor ERN1 (The sequence of the model RefSeq protein was modified relative to this genomic sequence to represent the inferred CDS: inserted 1 base in 1 codon), whose translation MELHFQNHPNGVSSPCKQTKVRERTATNKCGKSRKFVGVRQRPSGXWVAEIKNTTQKIRMWLGTFNTAEEAARAYDEAACLLRGSNTRTNFATHAPTNSPLSLKIRNLLHRKKNLKQNHPPPPAALTTIPTEMSTGASSSSGNSHSINVSHASNVVKQDIQMFDDAYRPDLSNCIGELRLGSSQFDPSWVFPAGSDWLQSTQDGFEFPKHAELLSRATDLDMTEFGLMKVERNISASFNGMNGVNEYMENVYDSNDAFWDPSLCQLFCTG comes from the exons ATGGAACTCCATTTCCAGAATCACCCAAATGGTGTGTCTTCACCCTGCAAACAGACCAAGGTCAGGGAAAGAACAGCAACCAACAAATGCGGCAAAAGCCGCAAGTTTGTTGGGGTGAGGCAAAGGCCTTCTG AATGGGTGGCAGAGATCAAGAACACAACGCAGAAGATTAGAATGTGGCTGGGGACATTCAACACTGCTGAAGAGGCTGCTCGAGCTTATGATGAAGCTGCCTGCCTTCTTCGCGGTTCCAACACCCGAACCAACTTTGCCACTCATGCCCCTACCAATTCTCCGCTCTCTTTGAAGATCAGAAACCTGCTCCATCgcaaaaagaatttaaaacaaaatcatcCTCCGCCTCCTGCTGCTCTGACAACTATTCCCACTGAAATGAGTACTGGAGCTAGTTCTAGTAGTGGTAATAGTCATAGCATTAATGTTAGTCATGCATCTAATGTTGTGAAACAAGATATCCAAATGTTTGATGATGCATATAGGCCTGATTTGAGCAACTGCATTGGGGAGCTCAGACTAGGTTCATCTCAATTTGATCCCTCCTGGGTATTTCCAGCTGGTTCTGATTGGCTTCAATCAACCCAGGACGGTTTTGAGTTTCCTAAACATGCTGAGTTGTTGTCCAGAGCAACAGACCTAGATATGACGGAATTCGGGCTCAtgaaagtagaaagaaatatATCAGCATCATTCAATGGCATGAATGGAGTAAATGAGTACATGGAAAATGTTTACGATTCCAATGATGCTTTCTGGGATCCTTCACTGTGTCAGCTGTTCTGCACAGGTTGA